The stretch of DNA ccgataaacaataaatctatTAACCACTTGACAAATTAAAACGAcaagtaatttttatttgcttggtttttctctttctacttgaaactggatgataaaattcttcagtttggtgtttttttaataattgattttatttgttttgtttatgtattatgaatatttaaatcGTCATCCAGCTCCACTGTTGAATGTTTGTTGGAGTTTAAAGTGTATTTGTCTCTCAGagtgtgttcttgcattatttttctgtaattttataacaatattatcgtttatcacaataacttctgggataatttatcgtccagtaagatgtgttattgtgacagaccatTTCTAAGTTAAATAACtgataaattaactttaattttattaaaataacactAAAGACTTGAACTGttcaatattcaaaataaaaacaaaacaaccaaaaacaataaataaacaaatggattaaacaaaactgcatcatttccatcagaatggaaatgattaTAATTTATGATGCGACTGATTGAGAATCTGGACAGAAATTCTTggtaatatttgtgtttttgcagtgagtcGTGATCGTTTCCTGGTTCCTGATCAGTTTCCTGGTTCCTGATCCGTTTCTCTGGTTCCTGATCCGTTTCTCTGGTTTGTGTTCAGTTCTTATTCCTGATGTGTCAGCGTGTGCTGTGGTCCAATAAAACCAACTTAGACCTGAAGACGTGTCTCTTTCTGGGTCTGATCAGTTCAGCCGGTTCTGATACcaaccggttctgatccagtagCGGGTCTGATGGATtcatctggttctgatccagtagCGGGTCAGAGGTCGGATCACTGGGACTCCAGGAAGAAGGCCAGTCTGCACAGATTATCTGGAAGGAGACAGAGACCCGGTCCAGTTTCATATGGCAGGCTGTTTTAGCATATAATCGGTTTCGTCTGCCCTCCTGTAATTACACTCCGGGTGTCCAGTTTGGACTCTACACGGCTACATCACCACCAACCTGAACGATAATTAAACATATCACCATTTTAGGGCTGAGACTAACGTTCgtttcagtaatcgattattctgatgactgatcaattttcagatttttcatttaaccacttaagcttatttaatcaatattagaaagaaaaaactgcatATGAAGAATTTTTTGCTAATTTCTTTATTGGAgtagaaaataaagattttattgcctaaaatgtaaaaaagcatTCAGTTAgtgaatgtttgatcatttgtagcatctgcagctaaataaatcaacatcaggttttctttcttcttgccCTACTACCAATACTGATGATTAATTATTGATTGATAATTGGAtgcaaaatgtgattaatagaagattttctgcagaaacatgttttgttgtaaacagatttacagataaattagttttttttatcttaagtgcaaaatgtttacatttttggtatttattttgagtattTTCTAGTCAGAATAAAAAGTCAGATGTGTTAAATCTACTTCATGATGTGTCACAAtttaactgtttacatctgaaACATGTTTCAGATAGTCACTACTTTCTTGCAGACATCTTGAATTGAAGCTTCCATACTAGGCTCGGTCCAGCCAGgcaacagctgaatggttgccatagaaattaaaagatttctcaaacatgaatggaagaatcaaaaacacattataacatgatgattttaaatgatactggccctttaattaacttttatctCTAGTCATTAATCCATTTCACATATCGGTGAAgcagattttatgtaataacgGCCTGCCATAGGTTCATGACTCAGGTGAGTGATGACCTCACCTGTGATTTGCTGCTCTGCATCAGGAGAGTCCAGACTCCTCCAGGCCTTGGCCGCGCCCTCCAGCTGCGCGCGGTCGTCCCGCCTCAGCGTCAGCAGCAGAGTCTTCCTCTGCAGGAACCTGGCCAAGCGTTCAGGAGAACTCACAAACCCTACGGCACTCAAACGCCTCACAGAGAGCAGGTAGGATACTGCCGTCTGTAGAAACGCTCGGCGTCCTGAAGCCACTCCAACATGTCGGCGAGCGACGGAGCGACGGAGGAGCGCTGTGTCGCCACGGCAACATCCAGGCCGTCTGCAGAGTCCTGGTAGAGCTGCAGGGCGGCAGAAACATGGCCGCCGACGGAGTCCCTGATGGACTGGAGGCAGGACCTGGAGGAGATGACCAATCAGAACGGACCGTCAGCTGGAGTCTCTTTAGATTAAACtgtgaaacacaaaatgttaccaggGACGTTTGGTCTGGTttaaagtgcaaatatctcttcaaataagacaaaactaactaataaGTAACTGGGCTAGTTTAGTTACAtttccagattatttcaccttcaacagggaaaaatgttttgttgtaactgaaataatatagtaatagttgaaccagaactttttcatcaatatgaaggaattaaaacaaactcatatatTAAACTTACtgattagttttgtcttatttcaaatgtactgagaaactagacagaaatgACCTggtcagagtttgtgtttttgcagtgtagaagCTCAGCTCTTTGTAACTGCATCAACTTCCAAACTTACTACAGAAAGCCCAGTTTGTGCCATTTTTGTACTGCGGTTGAGGGCCACACAAAACCCCTCTAAGGGCctcaaatggcccccgggccacacgcTGAACACCGCTGTTTTAGGacttctatttttaatttattgaccAGGTTATTGATTTCTGTTATTAAATATGACCAATAATGTCTGCTGATTGCTGAATTATTCTTCtcagagaataataataataatcttcaGGAATATCTGGACTTGCTCTTGTCATCATTGTTGTCTCCAACACGGCCACTAGGTGTCAGTAACCATTTAAATCATTACAACCTGTGGTTTACATATTCTGGGGACATCTGGGTGTCTCAGTCGGTCCTGATGGTCCACTCACATCCTGTCCCTGagtctctgcagcagcaggtccaCAGCCTGCAGCAGCTGGAACTGCAGCCGCTCCTGGAGGTCCGGGAACGCCCGGAGCGGCGTGTCGGAGACCCGGACCCGGGACAGAGCATTCATCTGCTCCCCCAGGTTCCCCAGAGACTCCATGAGCGGGTCGCACTCCTCCAGCACGCTCCTCCACGCCGCCCGCTGGTCCCGGAGAGCCACGAAGCTCCTCCTGACCGCCCCCTGCAGGGACATCTGGCCGATAAAGTTTATGGTCAATTCGCTATGAAAGCAGACACGAGTCCGCAAGAGAAAGGAAATAATACCCCAATATTTCAGATTTAcataaaggttaaaggtcaaatgATTCACTAACCAGAGCTCTATCTATGCAGGGTTCAGCTAAGATTTAAAAACCCAAATACTTTCCGCCTTTAAGCCACCAAGCTGCAACACGCGTTCGCCATGACGCTTCGAACTGTTTCCGGTCTGCTGATGTAAACAATAATTTGTGGTACCTTCAATGTACCTTAAAATACTGTGGAAAATCAACAacttgaattttcttttctgtaaaatattcaatttcTGGAACACCTTGGAAtcccaaacagaaaaactccagGTTGGGATACGATTCAAAGAGCTATTTTCTGCAAAGGAACTGTGCGTCCTGTACATTTTCCACTATTCTCAACGTTTTGCTTTATCTTTCATAAATAATATCCTTTACCATTTCCAAGCTGTTTTACTgtcaaacttattttttgttaaattttaacagTTATCTTTACACGCGTCTTTTCTTTGAAATggtttaaaatcttaaaaacaaattattatcagCAAAATGTGCGCAACTAAACACGATATGGACGAAATTCCGAGTTCATATGTACAATTAAATgcagcatgaaaacaaaccaaTCGCGATCAACGTTTTCTGATCCTGAAGGACAAACGTGCGCTTTGATTGGCCCAGGGGATGTTTCGGTCACTTCCACCACAGAGATTTGAAAACTGCAAGGAGAAGGAGGGAGAGCAAacctaaagaagaagaaacgttGATTTTCAGGTATTATACTCttcaataaaatgttctatGGTTGGTTGTTAGATTTTCTAAGATGTTTTGAGATGATGTGAGTTTTGTGAGCTCAGCTGTTGACCGATAATCAGCCGTGAATAGCTGGTTCTCTTGTTGCTAACATGCTAACCAACGGAGAGAACCTGCTGCTACCGTTAAACCCTCCATATTGATGCCCTTAACGGTTATTCTGTCTGTTAAAACGAGCTCTGCTGTGTGTTTAATGGCTGACTCGGTGTCCTGCAGACATGGCTCCCAGGAAAAGAACCACGaggcagcagaaaaacagcttGAAAACGGCTAAGCTGGAGGCTTTTCTGCAGGACTTCGACCATGAAGGTATGACTCCAATTAGAGGAAATAACTTTAGAAACTCAttttctgctggactgaagtATCTGCAAACAAATAGATATAATGTATTGTAATGACACCAACACTGCAGATGTAGTCCCGCCAACAGggtttattagaaataattacAAGCTGCTATTTCTGAGGCTGCAGCTCACGCCTCTAACAAACGGACACAATCAACTGTTAGATTCACTGCTAACTCCCCCCTGAACTTTTCCCCACTTCCGGTCCGGGTCCTGCCGCTCCACCGATCCCCCCCCACATGACAGGATTATCACATGTGAGCGGGATCCAGCAGAGTCAGACAGGGGAAGCCCATAACTCTACATATAACAGAAAGGATCACATTGCAACTTAtagcaaatacaaataaccATATGGACcccagcagaactaaaacacagaatcgTTACAGTATTTTCTCTGTCTATTAAATAACGAACCGTGGATCCGTTTTTAGGGCCGTATCTGATCCGATTCTGTTTGGGCTGAATCGTTCCCACTTGATTCCTTTTCTTCCTAAATTCTGggattttctctgattttctctGACCTGCAGAGGCCAGGAAACCGCTTTGCTTCCGTTTGTTATGTCACTTGCAAACCTTTTAACTCAGTCTGAGCTGTTTGATTAATACAGTTAACTTggtgttattttaaatgttctccATAAAGTGAATTTGAACCTAGAGAGTAATTTATTACATGAACCAGCCTCCAGTCTCCTGCTGTCCATCACTCTCCCTTCCTGCAGCATCTCAGCCCGTCCTCcatggttctgttggactggaCTGGATCCTTGCTGCTGACTTGAGGAAGCAGACTTTTCCTACATGgagttgcattttgttttatcgAGAAGGATAAACTGTAAAGTCCAATCCTCTGACAGAGTCTGACTTCTTAGCAGGGCATAAAGCGTCTTCTGCTGATTCTTCTTCTCATCTAGTTTCATCTAAACATGTAAAATCTCAAGACATGTTcctgttttaatgtttcaacatttttgggtttattgagataaaaaaaagtgctaAGAAACTAAATATGAGACCATAATAAATGTTAGGTGTACTTTTAAACCTTTTAGCAAAGAGGCTGTATAATGTTAAAAGAggaggtaaaataaataaaaatgaaacatgcaaAAGTTTTAGCAGCTTCAGGGTGAGAAACAGAGGAAATGCCTCCTGTCTGCTGAACCTGCAGACAAACTGCAGTAGATCCAAACCGGTCAGAGCCGCTGGTGGGGATTAAACCTCTCCAGCAGATCaacagttttgggttttttattgtagtttagttttattttgttgtgaccttttgtctaattcagttattTTGAATTAGTTTTTAGAGGGTTTGTTTGGTTACTGgctcagtttagtttttattagtagttttagttttttcatacgtTGGTTCATTTTAGGTGATTTATGTTTCGATTGGGTAAAAAATACTCAACAgaacaaataatttataaaaactgtatttagtTATACAATAACAGACTCTGGAGTTTCTGCTGTGGATATTTTGCTGATGGAAAGTGtctgtggaggaaaacataacaGCTGCACATCAgtttgaaaggctaataaatggattcataaacacaaaaatgaaggatattatatctataatttaaatatgtttaataaacCTACAGTATAGTACCAGTTAGTTATAGTTTTCTtcattaattactgtttttatttcagttaacaaaaaatgttttctcaattttgtttttggtggttTTGTTAGTTCTAGTGAACCATTATCAGCTTAGTTTCACTGAACTCCCTAAACCCGCTGAGAAACTGAgatctcttcttcctcctcttcttcctccttcttcacCGCGCTGTCTGTTTGTGCAGTGAAGAC from Xiphophorus maculatus strain JP 163 A chromosome 13, X_maculatus-5.0-male, whole genome shotgun sequence encodes:
- the c13h1orf109 gene encoding uncharacterized protein C1orf109 homolog encodes the protein MSLQGAVRRSFVALRDQRAAWRSVLEECDPLMESLGNLGEQMNALSRVRVSDTPLRAFPDLQERLQFQLLQAVDLLLQRLRDRMSCLQSIRDSVGGHVSAALQLYQDSADGLDVAVATQRSSVAPSLADMLEWLQDAERFYRRQFLQRKTLLLTLRRDDRAQLEGAAKAWRSLDSPDAEQQITDNLCRLAFFLESQ